The Streptomyces camelliae genome window below encodes:
- a CDS encoding type I polyketide synthase, whose translation MTSPVRAQDLILCLTPFGEPDAGLAAAASAAGALGVLDLGTGDRRCREELSRLRRAAPGPFGIRVTGRCTLTPADVGDGPDTVVLTSDAPWQATQLPPHWRVLAEITDIDQARTAVRAGARGLIARGAESGGRVGELSTFVLLQQLLSDGELNDVPVWACGGIGPRTAAAAVAGGAAGVVLDSQLALLAESGQPETVRAALRSLDGSETVLLGGHRVLRRRGPDAPRISADDPETIAALLGTADPRTHLLPVGQDGFLAARFAERWGHVRGVVRELSAVIQGVAVGDPVRVDGVADAGPAGRAGTAGAGPEADLGAEGAGAAVALGEADAGAEASHAVSDARSAASQAVSDAGPAGAAGVSDVASDIASDIVTDARHTQAEPAAVAALRPGSAMSRALGTRLPVAQGPMTRVSDQAGFAAAVAEGGALPFLALALADGERTRAMLTEARAVLDGRPWGVGVLGFAPEEIRNAQLDAVRELRPTHAVIAGGRPAQAEALERAGIRTFLHVPSPGLLRQFVDAGARRFVFEGSECGGHVGPRASFPLWEAQLGVLEDYLADADDERARQLEVLFAGGVHDERSAAMVAALAAPLTARGAAVGLLMGTAYLFTEEAVAHGAIQPLFQRQVLAATATDLLETAPGHATRCVPSPFTGDYRDREAALRAQGLSDREVWEGLERLNVGRLRIASKGVERCTDGELAAVGEERQLSDGMFMAGEVAVLRSATTTVAELHRAVTDGAADFLTRRAARPAPLPPAEPAPPAPLDIAIVGMACMFPQAADLAAFWSTVVTGRDAVTEVPPERWDPAVHHASASTASKWGGFLPRIPFDPLRYGIPPASLGSIEPVQLLSLEAAWRALEDAGYGDRGRAFDRARTSVVFGAEAGSDLSNAVTLRAVLPAYYGKVPDGIEEQLPRLTEDSFPGMLANVISGRIANRLDLGGANFTVDAACASSLAALDVACKELVSGTSDMVLCGGADLHNGINDYVLFSSVHALSPTGRSRAFDASADGIALGEGVACLVLKRLADAERAGDRIYGVVKGLGSASDGRSLGLTAPRPEGQRAALERAYRNAGVSPADVGLVEAHGTGTVVGDRTELTVLSDVFTEAGAELGSCALGSVKSQIGHTKCAAGLAGLIKTTLALYTGVTPPTLHVEHPNPAWAQDSSPFVFHTRARPWSAPAAERFAGVSAFGFGGTNFHAVLAGHSDAVPPAQTLDEWPCELFLFRGRDTVAAHRTVEELLRAAEADGRPWRLRDLALAAARRADTAHEPVRAAVVARDIEELTAQLRRILAGEHDPAAGIHAADPVDGQIAFLFPGQGSQRTGMLADLLVTLPALRHYLYLGRAHADVVHPPAAFDDTARERLRADLTDTRSAQPALGIAGLAAHAFLTSAGVHPDQAAGHSYGELVALAAAGALDPETLLELSGERAAAILAAAGDDPGTMAAVAAPAETVTDALRTAGAPATVVVANLNSPEQTVISGPTEDIGTAVRLLRAVGLGARRIPVACAFHSPLVASAGERFAKVLADKTVRAPEFPVWANRTAAPYPRDPDAVRAGLAAQIGAPVAFVAQIEAMYEAGARLFVEAGPGSVLTRLVRQILGDRPHRTVVCEPSGDSGLRGWLDALAQLAVAGRPVRTAWLLRGRDAVDALRAPAPKRPGWTVDGHLVRTADGALLPGALAPARRVMETTVTTDQPHGAPTDRDALISEFLRTSREMIAAQRDVLLTYFGAAPGATPPAPVAAVPAPDPVAQHELPSAEPPLSSLVAEEPVADVERIVLEIISERTGYPVDMIEPDLDLEADLSIDSIKRAEIAGELAKRLGIAGGAEVLDDAELEELAKARTAAAVTGWLTARVGAGSGGEGERVEAAHAREPVEERAEVSYGREPIEAQAEVSYAREPAGEPAEAAHIGTRAPAEPLVPGVPPRRCELRPVALPEPGPVGLDLSGRRFVLLGGGAGTAGELAARLAAHGADPVVLDQAHHLTSADGPVDGVVYLGALPGSDLPVLPDAFPVLRAALACGPRTLLAVRGADRAQALRAAGLDGLFRSVGREYPGLLARVVAVPDTAPAAVAEALLAELRAPEPVAPVVLRTAAGARQGFELLPAPLGLLGTTGAGPAADGAAEAAALGLDRDSVVLLAGGARGITARFAATLARACRCRVELLGRTPAPTAPEDPRTAAARTPVELRAALAAGPGAPKPAEINRTAELLLAQREIATTLAELGTLGSEARYRSVDFRERDAVLQAVKEIHAEHGRLDGVVFAAGVIEDRLIADKTPESFQRVYGTKIAGAAALFAALDELPAAPAFTVLFGSIAALLGNRGQADYAAANDALEALGADWAERTGHRALTVHWGPWAPSGAHTGMVGAELGREYARRGVDLIDPDEGTAALLRELAWGDPAARAVVHTASGW comes from the coding sequence ATGACCTCCCCAGTGCGCGCCCAAGACCTGATCCTGTGTCTCACCCCCTTCGGTGAGCCCGACGCCGGACTCGCCGCTGCCGCCAGTGCCGCCGGCGCGCTCGGCGTCCTCGACCTCGGCACCGGCGACCGAAGATGCCGCGAGGAACTGTCCCGGCTGAGACGGGCCGCGCCGGGCCCCTTCGGCATACGGGTGACCGGGCGCTGCACCCTGACCCCGGCCGACGTCGGCGATGGCCCCGACACCGTGGTCCTCACCTCGGACGCGCCCTGGCAGGCGACCCAACTCCCGCCACACTGGCGGGTGTTGGCGGAGATCACCGACATCGACCAGGCCCGGACAGCCGTCCGCGCCGGTGCCCGAGGTCTGATCGCCCGGGGTGCCGAGAGCGGCGGCCGGGTCGGCGAGCTGAGCACCTTCGTACTGCTCCAACAGCTGCTGTCCGACGGCGAGTTGAACGACGTTCCGGTCTGGGCGTGCGGCGGCATCGGACCGCGTACGGCGGCGGCCGCCGTGGCCGGCGGGGCCGCCGGTGTCGTGCTCGACAGCCAACTGGCCCTGCTGGCCGAGTCGGGACAGCCCGAGACGGTACGGGCAGCTCTGCGGTCCCTGGACGGCTCGGAGACCGTACTGCTGGGCGGCCACCGGGTGCTGCGCCGCCGCGGGCCCGACGCCCCGCGCATCTCCGCCGACGACCCTGAGACGATCGCGGCCCTCCTGGGCACCGCCGACCCACGCACCCACCTCCTCCCCGTGGGCCAGGACGGCTTCCTCGCCGCCCGGTTCGCCGAACGGTGGGGGCATGTGCGGGGGGTGGTGCGGGAGCTGTCGGCGGTCATCCAGGGGGTGGCCGTCGGCGATCCGGTGCGGGTCGACGGCGTGGCCGACGCCGGTCCGGCAGGCAGGGCCGGGACGGCGGGCGCTGGACCTGAGGCGGACCTTGGCGCGGAGGGTGCTGGGGCTGCGGTGGCCTTGGGCGAGGCGGATGCCGGGGCTGAGGCCTCCCATGCCGTGTCCGATGCCCGGTCGGCGGCCTCGCAGGCCGTGTCCGATGCCGGCCCGGCGGGTGCCGCCGGCGTTTCGGACGTCGCGTCGGACATTGCGTCGGACATCGTGACGGACGCGCGGCACACCCAAGCCGAGCCTGCTGCCGTCGCCGCTCTGCGGCCCGGCTCTGCCATGAGCCGGGCGCTCGGGACCCGGCTTCCGGTGGCGCAGGGACCCATGACGCGGGTCAGCGATCAGGCCGGGTTCGCCGCCGCTGTCGCCGAGGGCGGGGCGCTGCCGTTTCTGGCGCTGGCCCTCGCCGACGGGGAGCGGACGCGGGCGATGCTGACCGAGGCGCGGGCCGTGCTGGACGGGCGGCCCTGGGGTGTGGGTGTCCTCGGCTTCGCGCCGGAGGAGATCAGGAACGCCCAGTTGGACGCCGTACGGGAGCTGCGGCCCACGCACGCGGTCATCGCGGGCGGACGGCCCGCCCAGGCCGAGGCGCTGGAGCGGGCCGGGATCCGGACCTTCCTGCACGTGCCGTCGCCTGGGCTGCTGCGGCAGTTCGTCGATGCCGGTGCGCGCAGGTTCGTGTTCGAGGGGTCCGAGTGCGGCGGGCATGTGGGGCCCCGGGCGTCCTTCCCGCTGTGGGAGGCCCAACTCGGGGTACTTGAGGACTACTTGGCCGACGCCGATGACGAGAGGGCCCGGCAGCTGGAGGTCCTCTTCGCGGGCGGTGTGCACGACGAGCGGTCGGCCGCCATGGTCGCCGCCCTCGCCGCGCCGCTCACCGCCCGCGGTGCCGCCGTCGGCCTCCTCATGGGCACCGCCTACCTGTTCACCGAGGAAGCCGTCGCGCACGGCGCCATCCAGCCCCTCTTCCAGCGGCAGGTCCTCGCCGCCACCGCGACCGACCTGCTGGAGACCGCCCCGGGTCACGCGACCCGCTGTGTGCCGAGCCCCTTCACCGGCGACTACCGGGACCGGGAGGCCGCACTGCGGGCGCAGGGGCTGAGCGACCGCGAGGTCTGGGAGGGATTGGAACGACTCAACGTGGGGCGGCTGCGCATCGCGAGCAAGGGCGTGGAGCGGTGCACCGACGGCGAGTTGGCCGCTGTCGGAGAGGAACGGCAGCTCAGCGACGGGATGTTCATGGCGGGCGAGGTCGCCGTCCTGCGCTCGGCGACCACCACCGTGGCCGAACTGCACCGTGCGGTGACCGACGGCGCCGCCGACTTCCTGACCCGACGGGCCGCGCGCCCGGCACCGCTGCCCCCGGCCGAACCGGCCCCGCCCGCACCGCTCGACATCGCGATCGTCGGCATGGCCTGCATGTTCCCGCAGGCCGCCGACCTCGCCGCCTTCTGGAGCACCGTCGTCACGGGACGCGACGCCGTCACCGAGGTGCCGCCCGAGCGCTGGGACCCGGCCGTGCACCACGCGTCCGCCAGCACCGCGTCCAAATGGGGCGGCTTCCTGCCCCGCATCCCGTTCGACCCGCTGCGCTACGGCATCCCGCCCGCCTCGCTCGGCAGCATCGAACCCGTGCAGCTGCTGTCCCTGGAGGCGGCCTGGCGGGCCCTTGAGGACGCCGGATACGGGGATCGGGGGCGGGCGTTCGACCGCGCGCGGACCTCCGTCGTCTTCGGCGCCGAGGCGGGCAGCGATCTGTCCAACGCCGTCACCCTGCGCGCCGTACTCCCCGCCTACTACGGCAAGGTCCCGGACGGGATCGAGGAGCAGCTGCCCCGGCTGACCGAGGACTCCTTCCCCGGCATGCTGGCCAACGTCATCTCCGGCCGGATCGCCAACCGGCTGGACCTCGGCGGGGCCAACTTCACCGTCGACGCCGCCTGCGCCTCCTCCCTCGCCGCCCTCGACGTGGCCTGCAAGGAACTCGTCTCCGGCACCAGCGACATGGTGCTGTGCGGCGGCGCCGACCTGCACAACGGCATCAACGACTACGTCCTGTTCTCCTCCGTCCACGCGCTCTCGCCGACCGGCCGCTCCCGCGCCTTCGACGCCTCCGCCGACGGCATCGCGCTCGGCGAGGGCGTGGCCTGCCTGGTCCTCAAACGGCTCGCGGACGCCGAACGCGCCGGCGACCGGATCTACGGCGTGGTCAAGGGCCTCGGCTCCGCCAGCGACGGCCGCTCCCTGGGCCTGACCGCACCCCGCCCCGAAGGCCAGCGGGCGGCACTGGAGCGCGCCTACCGCAACGCCGGGGTCTCACCGGCGGACGTCGGCCTCGTCGAGGCCCACGGCACCGGCACGGTCGTCGGTGACCGCACCGAACTCACCGTACTCAGCGACGTGTTCACCGAAGCCGGTGCGGAGCTGGGCAGTTGTGCGCTCGGCTCGGTCAAGTCGCAGATCGGGCACACCAAGTGCGCCGCCGGACTCGCCGGCCTCATCAAGACCACCCTCGCCCTCTACACCGGTGTCACCCCGCCCACCCTGCACGTGGAGCACCCCAACCCGGCCTGGGCACAGGACAGCAGCCCCTTCGTCTTCCACACCCGGGCCCGGCCCTGGAGCGCACCGGCCGCCGAACGCTTCGCCGGGGTCAGCGCGTTCGGCTTCGGCGGGACCAACTTCCACGCGGTGCTCGCCGGTCACAGCGACGCCGTACCACCGGCGCAGACCCTGGACGAGTGGCCGTGCGAGCTGTTCCTCTTCCGGGGCCGGGACACGGTGGCGGCCCACCGCACGGTCGAGGAGCTCCTGCGGGCCGCCGAGGCCGACGGCCGGCCCTGGCGGCTGCGGGACCTCGCCCTCGCCGCGGCCCGCCGCGCCGACACCGCGCACGAACCGGTACGCGCCGCCGTCGTGGCCCGCGACATCGAGGAACTGACCGCACAGCTACGGCGGATACTCGCCGGGGAGCACGACCCGGCCGCCGGAATCCACGCGGCGGACCCGGTGGACGGCCAGATCGCCTTCCTCTTCCCCGGCCAGGGCAGCCAGCGCACCGGCATGCTCGCCGACCTCCTGGTCACCCTTCCCGCGCTGCGCCACTATCTGTACCTGGGCCGCGCCCACGCCGACGTCGTCCATCCGCCGGCCGCCTTCGACGACACCGCCCGCGAGCGTCTCCGGGCCGACCTCACCGACACCCGGTCCGCCCAGCCCGCCCTCGGCATCGCGGGCCTCGCCGCCCACGCCTTCCTCACCTCCGCGGGCGTCCACCCCGACCAGGCCGCCGGTCACAGCTACGGCGAACTGGTCGCCCTCGCCGCGGCCGGCGCCCTCGACCCCGAGACCCTGCTGGAACTGAGCGGCGAACGCGCCGCCGCGATCCTGGCGGCGGCCGGCGACGACCCCGGCACGATGGCCGCCGTCGCCGCCCCCGCCGAGACGGTCACCGACGCCCTGCGCACGGCCGGGGCCCCCGCGACCGTAGTCGTCGCCAACCTCAACTCACCCGAGCAGACGGTGATTTCTGGACCGACCGAGGACATCGGCACGGCCGTACGACTGCTGCGCGCGGTCGGGCTCGGCGCCCGGCGCATCCCCGTGGCCTGCGCCTTCCACAGCCCGCTCGTGGCCTCTGCGGGTGAGCGTTTCGCCAAGGTCCTCGCGGACAAGACCGTACGGGCACCCGAGTTCCCCGTCTGGGCCAACCGCACCGCCGCGCCCTACCCCCGCGATCCCGACGCGGTGCGTGCCGGACTCGCCGCGCAGATCGGCGCCCCGGTCGCCTTCGTCGCCCAGATCGAGGCGATGTACGAGGCGGGCGCGCGGCTCTTCGTCGAGGCGGGCCCCGGTAGCGTGCTCACCCGGCTCGTGCGGCAGATCCTCGGCGACCGCCCGCACCGCACCGTCGTCTGTGAACCGTCGGGGGACAGCGGGCTGCGCGGCTGGCTGGACGCACTCGCCCAACTCGCCGTCGCCGGACGGCCGGTGCGCACCGCCTGGCTCCTGCGCGGCCGCGACGCCGTCGACGCGCTGCGCGCCCCGGCACCGAAACGGCCCGGCTGGACGGTCGACGGACACCTCGTCCGCACCGCCGACGGGGCACTCCTGCCCGGTGCCCTCGCACCGGCCCGACGAGTCATGGAGACGACCGTGACCACCGACCAGCCGCACGGCGCCCCCACCGACCGGGACGCGCTGATCTCCGAGTTCCTGCGCACCAGCAGGGAGATGATCGCCGCCCAGCGCGATGTGCTGCTCACCTACTTCGGGGCGGCACCGGGCGCGACACCGCCGGCCCCGGTCGCCGCCGTGCCCGCACCGGATCCCGTGGCGCAGCACGAACTGCCGTCCGCCGAGCCGCCGTTGTCCTCCCTCGTTGCCGAAGAGCCGGTGGCCGACGTGGAGCGGATCGTCCTGGAGATCATCAGCGAACGGACCGGCTATCCCGTCGACATGATCGAGCCCGACCTCGACCTGGAGGCGGACCTGAGCATCGACTCCATCAAGCGTGCCGAGATCGCGGGTGAACTCGCCAAGCGCCTGGGCATCGCAGGCGGCGCCGAGGTCCTGGACGACGCCGAACTGGAGGAACTGGCCAAGGCGCGCACGGCGGCGGCGGTGACCGGATGGCTCACGGCGCGTGTCGGGGCCGGATCCGGGGGCGAGGGCGAGCGGGTGGAGGCGGCCCATGCCCGCGAACCGGTCGAGGAGCGGGCCGAGGTGTCGTACGGTCGCGAACCGATCGAGGCGCAGGCGGAGGTGTCATACGCCCGGGAACCGGCCGGGGAGCCGGCGGAGGCGGCGCACATCGGTACGCGAGCTCCGGCGGAACCTCTCGTTCCCGGGGTGCCGCCCCGGCGCTGTGAGCTGCGACCCGTGGCCCTTCCGGAGCCCGGCCCGGTCGGTCTCGACCTGTCCGGGCGGCGCTTCGTCCTTCTCGGCGGCGGAGCGGGCACGGCGGGCGAGCTCGCGGCGCGGCTCGCCGCGCACGGTGCCGATCCCGTGGTCCTCGACCAGGCGCACCACCTCACCTCGGCCGACGGCCCGGTCGACGGTGTCGTGTACCTCGGCGCGCTGCCCGGCTCCGACCTTCCAGTGCTGCCGGACGCCTTCCCGGTGCTGAGGGCGGCGCTGGCGTGCGGCCCGCGGACGCTGCTCGCCGTGCGGGGCGCCGACCGCGCGCAGGCGCTGCGGGCGGCCGGGCTGGACGGGCTGTTCCGCAGCGTCGGCCGGGAGTACCCCGGCCTCCTCGCCCGGGTCGTCGCCGTGCCGGACACCGCCCCGGCGGCCGTCGCCGAGGCCCTGCTCGCCGAGCTGCGTGCCCCGGAGCCGGTGGCCCCGGTCGTCCTGCGTACGGCGGCCGGAGCCCGGCAGGGATTCGAGCTGCTGCCCGCGCCCCTCGGCCTGCTCGGCACCACCGGCGCCGGGCCCGCCGCCGACGGCGCCGCCGAGGCGGCCGCGCTCGGTCTCGACCGGGACTCCGTCGTCCTGCTGGCCGGCGGCGCCCGGGGCATCACCGCGCGGTTCGCCGCCACCCTGGCCCGCGCCTGCCGGTGCCGGGTCGAACTGCTGGGCCGTACCCCCGCGCCCACCGCACCCGAGGACCCCCGTACCGCGGCCGCCCGCACCCCCGTCGAACTGCGGGCGGCGCTGGCCGCCGGACCCGGTGCGCCGAAGCCCGCCGAGATCAACCGGACCGCCGAACTCCTCCTCGCCCAGCGGGAGATCGCCACGACCCTCGCCGAACTCGGCACGCTCGGCAGCGAGGCCCGCTACCGCTCGGTCGACTTCCGGGAGCGGGACGCCGTCCTGCAGGCGGTCAAGGAGATCCACGCCGAACACGGCAGGCTCGACGGTGTCGTCTTCGCCGCCGGAGTCATCGAGGACCGGCTGATCGCCGACAAGACGCCCGAGTCCTTCCAGCGGGTCTACGGCACGAAGATCGCCGGTGCCGCGGCGCTGTTCGCCGCCCTGGACGAACTGCCCGCCGCGCCCGCGTTCACCGTACTGTTCGGCAGCATCGCCGCCCTCCTCGGCAACCGCGGCCAGGCCGACTACGCCGCCGCCAACGACGCCCTGGAGGCGCTCGGCGCGGACTGGGCCGAGCGCACCGGCCACCGCGCACTGACCGTGCACTGGGGACCCTGGGCACCCTCCGGCGCACACACCGGCATGGTCGGGGCGGAACTCGGCCGCGAGTACGCCAGGCGCGGGGTCGACCTGATCGACCCGGACGAGGGCACCGCGGCCCTGCTCCGGGAGCTCGCCTGGGGCGACCCGGCGGCCCGTGCCGTCGTCCACACCGCATCGGGCTGGTGA